The sequence CTTGACTAAACACGTCTAAGGCGCGCCGCACACCAGCGCCACATGCTACATGCATCGAACATTTACGTCGCCACAATCAATGCACTACAATTCAGCTTGCTACAAATGTATTGTATATGCGCACATCGGAAGCACAGTTGTAGCGTGGCACCGCTTTGAGAATGTCGACATCATCGTCTGATGACGACGATTTCTTGGTGTGGCGCCACAAATAACGAACGTGTTCCATCTTGAATTCGTGTAGCCCGGACAACGTCTCGCCACAAAGTGCGCCCGCTACAAATGTTTCCTTGGTGTGCGTGCTCGCGTACAAATATATGGGGGCGATAAATGTGTCGCGTTTCAAATGTGGCGCCACAATTATCGAGATACAAATGTATGCCTGGTGTGCGGCGCGCCTAATACTAGCGCAGCGGTGTAGAATCtatgaaaaatatgttaattctTTTATGCTACACGGTGCAGTTTAACAATTAAACATCGTTTATTGAGTAACAATACATAGATTGGAGGAATCGAAgcgtttataaaattactaataGTGTAATAGGTAAATTACTTACTCTTCCAAAAACGACGCTTTGCAAATCAAACTTTGGTATTGATTTAAACGTTATATTGAAGATACCGCACATTTCATCGTTCCTTGTTACGCGCATTGATAATAAtcctgtaatataaaatattattaatttttagttaattaaCATTTCGTTATAATTCATGCTAAATGAGAGAAGAGAAGAGCAGAAAGGctaattaataagaaaaattgtaAGAAAGCTCAAGCTTGAAGAAGGCTTGAAGTATGACGCATTGTTATTTCACAGATATGACCCCACATAGCGTCTAGCGAAATTAGTATAATATCTTTGCGATTGTGTTTAATGCTAAAGTAAGAAGAAAAACAGTTATTAAGTAAGTTTAGTAACAAAATAAggaataactaatattataagtgcaAAAGTAACTGTCTGTCTGCATGTGTGTTCTTCACGACTGAACCTCTAGAccgatttgaatgaaatttctTATAGAGATAGTTTGAGACCTGAAAATAACATAGTCTTATCAAGGAAATCCCAAGCGGACGGGAACTTCGACGGGTTTTTTTCTAAGACaatgcgggcggaaagctattggtaaataaatagaatgcgTATTGAATTCACCTGGCATGGAATGGGAAAAATGATAGTTTTCAGCCCCGATAGGTTGGAATCTGCCCTTCTGTGCGTAGCAACCAAACCCATTATTGTGAACCACGTCTCCACCGCTCCAGTATAAATTGGGGACTTTTCTACAAATAGGTATATCTTTttgaatgtatgtatgtatgtacatatcagttaactatattattatgtatttcataCACCTATGCATGAAATTTTATCACGTAGATATGTCGTTTTGagtgtgtatatttttttacaatgaaTGCAATGAACTACTATTAAATCCGCATTGCTGCGCAAAAGTAACTATAATATAGGATAATGTATAGTTAATAGgatattatgaaatacatTAGGCATATTTTTGGggcattaaaattatacattatctACCCACGAAGCCATTAAATCaacttcataaaaataaaattacctatagtagagccattttaataggcaacatttgacagttcaacaaaattcaacaacgtaacctagtaacgacgacatagaacaacgtgatatttcgttttgttagaactgcacatttgcttaacttttttgaattacgattacatatttataataataatgacagatacaagtaattttaggATTTGATTTTACcgataaaccattctaaacataataaacaatttctaatttaaagaactgacgtcgctacaattttgtgtcgataaaccttttttctttttaaatagcagagacgttactctaaaaatcgaaatctgacatctagaatcgaatgcattgattaattattgtgaataaaaattatcataaattattgacaTGTGTTTCAagttcgattgacaaatgtttcaagtccgtatcgattaattcactttaatcgatgtttttaagcaggttaccaccctatgaagataaaattgatagacgtcaaatgttgcctattaaattggctcgactataagtAAAACACaccaaaaagtttttattaaaaacacctttattaaaacttccaaaaaaacaaaacctATCTCTGCCGCGAAGTCGACGGCGTTTGCTCCCGTTTCTCTTCAGAAAACTGGTTCACAGCGAGGCAATATTTCTCAGAATGATACGTCCTTGATATCTGCGATAGTAACGGACTTCCATGCGGAGAGTTAAGCCATAGAGACGCACTACCCGTCTGCCCAACCATCGCTATGAACGCAATCAACATCCTCGTATTTAGCAAACCCCTTTGTATTTGGGGCTGTTTCAGTAACGTCTCCAGGATATAACCATCTGGTAATCCATTGATAAGTTCGAAAACACTGGACCCTCGCTCTCCTATCAACCATGACGCAGCAGCCGGTACATTACTCCCAGTATAACGTAGCGCCGCCTCCGAATCTTCTAAAGAAAACCCAAGATTTTTCAAAGTTACAAGCGCTTCTGGGTTCGGCGGTTCGATAATTTTTGCTCTCCACACACGAAATTTTTCCAGAAACCGCTGCAAATGCTCAGCTCGTTTGTACGAATCGTCCCCGCTTGTAGATGAAACCGATGCAGTGTTCTCTTCTGTTGCGTTTAATCTGGCTGCTATTTCTTCTGGCGTGATCACTTGGACCGTGAACTGCTGGTTCCTCTGCGGTTCGTCTAACGCTGCTGATAGCTGTGCTAATGTTAGCTCGTAATTCCGCCCTGCTGCAGCTAATCGAGCTCCAGCTTCGATTAAAGATATCAGAATCTTCCGCAGTTCAAACGACAATTCATTGGTCGATAATAATGATTGTAAATTTGGCTGTCTAACTGCGTTTTGTGGGGAAGGTAGAGAGGCTGTAGCAGCCACTATAGCGCTAGGTTGTGGTGCTCTAACCGACCCCAAATCCCATAGAGCACCAGCATCTGGCGTACGACGCTCTATAAGCAGTAACTCGTCAAA comes from Colias croceus chromosome 23, ilColCroc2.1 and encodes:
- the LOC123702131 gene encoding ubiquitin-associated domain-containing protein 1, with product MLVSDTGLSGQNDVFVKIVSPEGQVFSAFFPDDTLIEEVKNRSIDYFYPNGENSSSRFKIVRVSDTTTLHDFLTISQEQVSMFDELLLIERRTPDAGALWDLGSVRAPQPSAIVAATASLPSPQNAVRQPNLQSLLSTNELSFELRKILISLIEAGARLAAAGRNYELTLAQLSAALDEPQRNQQFTVQVITPEEIAARLNATEENTASVSSTSGDDSYKRAEHLQRFLEKFRVWRAKIIEPPNPEALVTLKNLGFSLEDSEAALRYTGSNVPAAASWLIGERGSSVFELINGLPDGYILETLLKQPQIQRGLLNTRMLIAFIAMVGQTGSASLWLNSPHGSPLLSQISRTYHSEKYCLAVNQFSEEKREQTPSTSRQR